In the Acidimicrobiia bacterium genome, one interval contains:
- a CDS encoding SAM-dependent methyltransferase, which produces MKYRLSCCSMPDRKRKPHRIFAAFYSFLAAVAEQGSIGKLRRRLLAGSYGRVLELGAGTGENLKHYPPQVTHIDLIEPDSAMLTRLRSKIAKTTPKPAVSITRAAGEYLPFKDESFDCVVSTLTLCSVQDAPTALSEAARVLKPHGRLLVFEHIESPNRRIAAWQHRLNPLWSRFAGGCHLNRPTKELIEQAGFEATEVEVFDMKLTLPILAHHVIGAYIPGRPPQHRIPGRYPRSSKS; this is translated from the coding sequence ATGAAGTATCGTCTGTCCTGTTGCTCGATGCCAGACCGCAAACGCAAACCACATCGCATCTTCGCCGCTTTCTACTCGTTCTTGGCCGCTGTGGCCGAACAGGGATCCATCGGCAAGCTCAGACGTCGCCTCCTCGCAGGCTCCTACGGGAGAGTTCTCGAGCTAGGAGCAGGAACCGGCGAAAACCTCAAACACTATCCGCCACAAGTTACCCATATAGATCTGATAGAACCGGATTCGGCTATGCTCACGAGGCTCCGATCGAAAATCGCTAAAACCACCCCGAAGCCCGCTGTCTCGATCACGAGAGCTGCCGGCGAATATCTCCCCTTCAAAGATGAATCATTTGACTGCGTGGTCTCGACTCTTACGCTTTGCTCGGTGCAAGACGCCCCCACAGCGCTCTCTGAGGCGGCAAGGGTGCTCAAGCCTCATGGCAGACTGTTGGTCTTTGAGCACATAGAATCGCCTAACCGGCGCATAGCCGCCTGGCAGCACCGACTAAATCCCCTTTGGAGCCGCTTTGCAGGCGGTTGCCACCTCAACCGGCCGACCAAAGAGCTCATAGAGCAAGCGGGATTCGAGGCCACCGAAGTAGAAGTTTTCGACATGAAGCTTACGCTACCGATCCTCGCGCACCATGTAATCGGTGCATACATCCCTGGGAGACCACCGCAACATCGAATCCCAGGCCGTTATCCTCGCTCATCAAAGTCATAA
- a CDS encoding LLM class F420-dependent oxidoreductase produces MAHIKVGVSLYPQHCSVEELRGAWTEAEQIGADSCWIWDHFFPLTGDPRGRHFECWSLLACMAADTNRVSLGPLVSCVSYRNPDLLADIARTVDHISKGRLALGLGAGWFKKDYDEYGYEFGTAAERIDFLESACQRIRSRLEKLNPTPLGRVPILIGGSGEKKTLRIVARYADAWNTFGPVDNFKRKVEVLERWCDREGRDLAEIEKTVLIQGFGSQESWDRELKSMDSYVEAGVDHFILGIGHPFDLGPLRDFVDAARGFNSSGK; encoded by the coding sequence ATGGCTCATATAAAGGTAGGGGTATCGCTTTATCCGCAACACTGCAGTGTTGAGGAGTTACGAGGCGCTTGGACTGAAGCCGAGCAGATAGGTGCAGACAGCTGCTGGATTTGGGATCACTTCTTTCCGCTTACAGGAGATCCCAGAGGACGACACTTCGAATGTTGGTCGCTTCTGGCCTGTATGGCAGCCGACACGAACCGTGTGAGCCTCGGCCCACTGGTAAGTTGTGTTTCCTACCGCAATCCGGATCTTCTGGCCGACATAGCAAGAACGGTGGACCACATCAGCAAGGGACGCCTCGCTCTCGGCCTCGGAGCGGGATGGTTCAAGAAAGACTACGACGAGTACGGATACGAGTTTGGAACTGCCGCCGAGCGAATCGATTTCTTAGAGTCTGCCTGTCAGCGAATCCGCAGTCGGCTGGAAAAACTGAATCCCACGCCGCTCGGTAGGGTGCCCATTTTGATAGGTGGGAGCGGAGAGAAGAAAACTCTGCGGATTGTGGCACGGTACGCAGATGCCTGGAATACTTTCGGTCCTGTCGACAACTTCAAGCGAAAAGTCGAGGTGCTGGAGCGGTGGTGCGACAGGGAAGGCCGCGATCTAGCTGAGATAGAAAAAACGGTTTTGATCCAAGGATTTGGGTCTCAAGAGTCTTGGGACCGGGAACTAAAAAGCATGGACAGCTACGTCGAAGCCGGGGTGGATCATTTCATATTGGGTATAGGTCATCCCTTCGACCTCGGTCCGCTCCGCGACTTTGTGGATGCTGCTAGAGGGTTCAACTCGAGCGGTAAATAA